In the Carboxydothermus hydrogenoformans Z-2901 genome, TGCCGGGCAGGGGACCATAGCCTTAGAAATGCTCGAAGATGTTCCTGAACTGGATATGCTGGTGGCTCCGGTTGGTGGTGGCGGACTGATAGCCGGTCTTGCAGTGGCAGCGAAAGCGATAAAACCGCATCTGAAAGTCATAGGGGTTCAGGCCAAGGGGGCACCATCGGCGTATGCTTCTTTAAAAGAACGCAGGAAAGTAACGTTGGCTTCGGTGTCGACAATTGCTGACGGAATTGCCGTCAAAACTCCGGGGGAGTTGACCTCGAAAATTATTTTTGATTTGGTAGACGACATTGTCCTGGTGGATGATGAGGAAATTGCCCAGGCAATATTAATGATGTTAGAACGGGGTAAAGTAATGTTAGAAGGAGCAGGAGCGGTGGGGGTGGCAGCGCTTTTAGCCCAGAAAATTCCGGTACGGGGGCATAAAGTCGGCGTTGTTTTGTCCGGTGGAAATATCGATGTTCATACCATCTCGATCATAATCGAACGGGGTCTGGTAAAATCCGGTAGATATGTACGGATAAAAACTATTTTAGATGATAAACCGGGAGCCTTACAAAAGCTTTTGGAGTTAATTGCCAGGGAAAAGGCCAATATAATTTTTATCAACCATGACCGCATTGCTCCCCACGTGCCGATAAAGCAGGCGGAGGTTGAGCTGGCTCTGGAAACAAGGGATTTATCTCACATTGAAAAAATTCTGGCGGTTTTAAGAGAAGCGGGTTATCAGATTCTACAAAATTAAGGAGGGCTTTTTAGTGGAAGGAATTATCTTAGCGGCCGGTAAAGGCACGCGAATGAAATCGGATTTACCCAAAGTAGTACACGAAGTTGCCGAAAAACCAATGGTATTGAGGGTGTATGAAGCTTTAGTTGGTGCCGGGGTTAAGCGGGTGGTCGCGGTGGTGGGCTACCGCAAAGAAAAGGTGGAGGAAATTCTCCGCGGCCGGGCGGTAATTGCAGTTCAGGAAGAACAGTTAGGAACCGGGCATGCAGCTTTGGTGGCTATGCCTTACGTTGAAGACGAGAATGTTATTATTGTCCCCGGAGATACACCCCTTTTAAAAGCTTCTACCCTTCAAGCTTTAATCAAAAAACATCTTGAGACCGGGGCTTATGCCACGGTATTAACCTGTTTTTTAAGTAATCCCTATGGTTACGGCCGTATTGTCCGGGACGGATACGGGAAAATAATAAAAATAGTCGAGGAAAAGGATGCAACCCTGGAAGAAAAGCAAATAGCGGAGGTTAACACGGGAATTTACTGTTTTAATACAAAAATTTTAAAAGAAATCTTGCCGTTATTAAAAGCGGAAAATGCCCAAAAGGAGTATTACCTGACCGATGTTATTCCCCTTCTTTTAGAACGGGGTAAGGTAGTTGAAACGATTACTATACAGGATGAAACGGAAGTTTATGGGGTAAATGACCGGGTGCAGCTTGCTCGCTTGACCAAGGGAGTTTACCGGAGAAAAGCTGAGGCGTTAATGCAGGAAGGGGTTACAATAATTGACCCGGAGACCGTGTATATTGGTGAAGAAGTAGTGGTGGGCAGTGATACGGTTATTTATCCCAATACTTACCTTGAAGGGAAAACGGTTATTGGGAGTGGGTGCCGCCTTGGACCCAATACCCGCATTACCGATAGCGTGATTGGCAACAATACCGAAATTACTTTTTCCGTAATTATCCAGGCCCGGGTTGGCGATGAGGTGAACGTGGGACCGTTTGCTTATCTTCGACCTGGGACCGAAATTGCTAACGGGGTAAAAATTGGAGATTTTGTGGAAATTAAAAAATCGTTCATTGGCGAAGGCTCCAAGGTTCCCCACCTGTCTTACATTGGGGATGCGGTAGTGGGTAAAGGAGTTAATATTGGGGCCGGAACAATTACATGTAATTACGACGGGAAAAATAAGTGGGAAACGGTTATTGAAGATGGAGCGTTTATCGGAAGCAATACCAATTTGGTGGCACCGATAAAGATTGGGAAAAATGCTGTAGTTGGGGCAGGCTCCACATTAACCGAAGATGTTCCGGAAAAAGCTTTGGCTATAGCCCGTTCCCGCCAGGTGAATAAAGAAGATTATGTTAAATAATATTTATTTTTTCGTTAAAGCGGCAGGAAGTTTTCCTATTGTAGGAGAATAAAAAAACTGTCGAATTTTGCTCGGAACATGGATTAAAGTAAATGGAGGTTTAAAGATGAGCCGCTATGATTTAAAAATTTTTTCCGGCAATGCCAATCCAGATTTAGCTCGAGAAATTGCTTCTTTTTTGGGAGTGGAAGTTGGTGATGCCCGGGTTTCCCGCTTTTCCGACGGGGAAATTCAGGTAAAAATAAATGAAAGCGTCCGGGGGGCGGATGTATTTATAATCCAGCCAACCTGTACACCGGTTAATGAAAATTTAATGGAACTGTTGATCTTAATAGATGCGATTAGAAGGGCTTCGGCACGCAGGATTACTGCGGTGCTGCCGTATTTTGGTTACGCCCGGCAGGACCGGAAAACGAGAGCCCGGGATCCGATTACGGCAAAATTGGTATCCAATTTAATAACCGTAAGCGGGGCGCGCCGGGTGATTGCCATGGACCTGCATGCCGGACAAATTCAGGGCTTTTTTGATATACCGGTTGATCACCTGGTGGGCGTACCGATTTTAGCCAAGTATTTTAATGAAAAGGGTTTGGAAAATAAGGTGGTGGTTTCTCCCGATTTAGGCGGGGTAACCCGGGCCCGGGATTTGGCCGAGCGGATTGGGGCGCCAATTGCTATTATCGATAAACGCCGCCCGGAACCCAATGTAGCGGAAATAATGAACATCATTGGAGAAATTGAAGGGAAAACGGTGATTATGATCGATGATATTATCGACACCGCCGGTACCATTACCCAGGGAGCGCAGGCTCTTATGGAACGGGGGGCTAAAGAAGTATACGTATGCTGTACCCATCCTATTTTATCCGGTCCGGCGGTGGACCGGCTGGCCAACGCTCCCATTAAGGAAGTAGTTGTAACCAATACAATACCCCTTCCACCGGAAAAGAAACTGCCCAAAATTAAAGTGTTATCGGTAGCACCCCTAATGGGTGAAGCGATCCGGCGGATTCATGAAGATTTATCGGTAAGTGAGCTATTTGTTTAATCGTCCTGCTTTTTGATTATTGCCTTGCCACACCGGGCAAGGTTTTCTTTTATTTTGGAAAAAGTGTGGCTAATTTTTCCCGGAATGTAGGTAAGGGCTTCTCTTCCTTCCCTCTTGACAACAACGGCATCTTTGCCGATAGTTAATATATAGGAGCTTTCTAAATGGTAACTGCGACCAAGACGCATTAAACCCGGGGCGATGATTATTTCGGTAATATCTCCGGTAGAAAGTTCAAAGGTAAAGTTTACCATTTGGCCCAGGTAACTTCCGTCTTCCGCAATGACTTTTTGGCCAAAGAGCCGGGGACCTTTTTTCCATAGTTCCACAAGCCCGGAAGACTGGTCGGGTTTTTTTAAAGCATCTTTACTTTTAATGAGGACTACCTTTTCACTTAATGCTTTTATTTCGTTAAAAGGCAGGAGTTTTATCCCCGGTAAAAAATTGCGACTGACCACTAATAGACCTGCAACTTTTCGCTCATAAGGCTCCACTAATAGCTCTTTTACTGTTCCGGTGATAATACCGTCGTAAGCGGTAATTACCGGAAGCCCTTGGATAAGCCGTGCATTCCCAAAATACCACCTCCCGGTCCCTCTTTAAGTTACATTTATTCCCAGTTCATGTTTTTTAGAACTAAAATTCGGGAATACTTTGTAAGTAAGGAGGGATGTAAAAGGTGGAAAAAATTACTGCGAGTGTACGGTTGAAGAAAACCCGGGGAGAACGGAACCGGCTTTTAAAAGAAGGCAAAGTGCCCGGAGTAATGTACGGGAAAAACATTGAGCCGGTGGCGG is a window encoding:
- the ilvA gene encoding threonine ammonia-lyase, encoding MVEIKDVQEARIRLLGVAHRTLTAYSATFSRLAGAEVYFKYENLQKTGSFKLRGAYNKVASLPVKERERGVVAASAGNHAQGVAFASFSAGIPATIVMPEGAPLAKIQATQSYGAKVILHGVSYDDAFLKAKEIMEKEGATFVHAFDDPKVIAGQGTIALEMLEDVPELDMLVAPVGGGGLIAGLAVAAKAIKPHLKVIGVQAKGAPSAYASLKERRKVTLASVSTIADGIAVKTPGELTSKIIFDLVDDIVLVDDEEIAQAILMMLERGKVMLEGAGAVGVAALLAQKIPVRGHKVGVVLSGGNIDVHTISIIIERGLVKSGRYVRIKTILDDKPGALQKLLELIAREKANIIFINHDRIAPHVPIKQAEVELALETRDLSHIEKILAVLREAGYQILQN
- the glmU gene encoding bifunctional UDP-N-acetylglucosamine diphosphorylase/glucosamine-1-phosphate N-acetyltransferase GlmU yields the protein MEGIILAAGKGTRMKSDLPKVVHEVAEKPMVLRVYEALVGAGVKRVVAVVGYRKEKVEEILRGRAVIAVQEEQLGTGHAALVAMPYVEDENVIIVPGDTPLLKASTLQALIKKHLETGAYATVLTCFLSNPYGYGRIVRDGYGKIIKIVEEKDATLEEKQIAEVNTGIYCFNTKILKEILPLLKAENAQKEYYLTDVIPLLLERGKVVETITIQDETEVYGVNDRVQLARLTKGVYRRKAEALMQEGVTIIDPETVYIGEEVVVGSDTVIYPNTYLEGKTVIGSGCRLGPNTRITDSVIGNNTEITFSVIIQARVGDEVNVGPFAYLRPGTEIANGVKIGDFVEIKKSFIGEGSKVPHLSYIGDAVVGKGVNIGAGTITCNYDGKNKWETVIEDGAFIGSNTNLVAPIKIGKNAVVGAGSTLTEDVPEKALAIARSRQVNKEDYVK
- a CDS encoding ribose-phosphate diphosphokinase, with the protein product MSRYDLKIFSGNANPDLAREIASFLGVEVGDARVSRFSDGEIQVKINESVRGADVFIIQPTCTPVNENLMELLILIDAIRRASARRITAVLPYFGYARQDRKTRARDPITAKLVSNLITVSGARRVIAMDLHAGQIQGFFDIPVDHLVGVPILAKYFNEKGLENKVVVSPDLGGVTRARDLAERIGAPIAIIDKRRPEPNVAEIMNIIGEIEGKTVIMIDDIIDTAGTITQGAQALMERGAKEVYVCCTHPILSGPAVDRLANAPIKEVVVTNTIPLPPEKKLPKIKVLSVAPLMGEAIRRIHEDLSVSELFV
- a CDS encoding PRC-barrel domain-containing protein: MQGLPVITAYDGIITGTVKELLVEPYERKVAGLLVVSRNFLPGIKLLPFNEIKALSEKVVLIKSKDALKKPDQSSGLVELWKKGPRLFGQKVIAEDGSYLGQMVNFTFELSTGDITEIIIAPGLMRLGRSYHLESSYILTIGKDAVVVKREGREALTYIPGKISHTFSKIKENLARCGKAIIKKQDD